From Plasmodium falciparum 3D7 genome assembly, chromosome: 9, one genomic window encodes:
- a CDS encoding rifin, translating into MKLNYTKILLFFFPLNILVTSYHAYNKNKPYLKTRHTPRYTSRVLSECDIRSSIYDNDAEMKSVKGTFDRQTSQRFEEYQERIKDKRQKRKEERDKNIQEIIEKDKMDKSLAEKVETGCLKCGCGLGGVAAGVGIIGGIAINIWKPTALDAAIEAAIAKSAAKGATAFKSAVIEGIEKEFGVSILRVHRFESFIDVENYMKVSVISEKVYSHYNTTCIPSGSVHLPSVSDPICTLVSKKLPHASQGSSRTVIESTVKTVVSEAEVSAGMAVKKATDEAIQRSIGVVDAKYAICQTAIIASVVAILIIVLVMIIIYLVLRYRRKKKMNKKLQYTKLLNQ; encoded by the exons ATGAAACTGAACTAcactaaaatattattatttttctttccattaaatatattagtaACATCATATCAT gcatataataaaaataaaccatACCTCAAAACACGTCATACGCCAAGATATACATCACGAGTATTAAGCGAATGTGACATCCGATCGTCAatttatgataatgatgCGGAGATGAAATCAGTGAAGGGAACTTTCGATCGACAAACATCACAACGTTTTGAAGAATACCAAGAACGTATTAAAGATAAACGCCAAAAACGTAAAGAAGAACGtgacaaaaatatacaagaaattattgaaaaagataaaatggaCAAATCATTAGCAGAAAAAGTAGAAACAGGTTGTCTTAAATGTGGGTGTGGTCTAGGAGGTGTTGCAGCAGGTGTTGGAATAATTGGTGGGATTGCTATAAATATCTGGAAACCTACGGCACTTGATGCTGCTATTGAAGCAGCTATAGCTAAGAGTGCTGCTAAGGGTGCTACGGCATTTAAGAGCGCAGTCATTGAAGGAATAGAAAAAGAATTTGGTGTATCAATTCTACGTGTTCATCGATTTGAATCATTTATTGATGtagaaaattatatgaaagtGTCTGTCATTTCTGAAAAAGTTTATTCTCATTATAACACGACATGTATACCATCTGGCTCTGTCCATCTTCCTAGCGTTAGTGATCCTATTTGCACGTTGGTATCGAAAAAATTACCTCATGCAAGCCAAGGTTCATCGAGAACAGTTATAGAATCGACTGTAAAAACTGTGGTATCAGAGGCCGAAGTTTCTGCTGGAATGGCTGTAAAAAAGGCTACTGATGAAGCTATACAAAGAAGCATAGGTGTAGTAGACGCTAAATATGCTATTTGTCAGACTGCTATAATTGCTTCTGTTGTTGCAATATTAATTATAGTTTtagttatgataataatttattt